The genomic window GCGCCTTCTCGCCCTTTTCGATGTCGCCAACGAGCCGGTCAATGGCCTCCTTGCTGGGCTTGTGGTCGTGACTGTACGCCTCCTCGACTGCCGTGTTGATGCGCCCATTCGGATCCACCGTGTATATCTCCCCCGAATCTGTCTCGACGAGTTGCAGCAGTCCCGACTGGACTTGGCGCTGCAATTTCGTTGCTTTCTCCTCGGCGTAGGCCGCGAGGTCGACTTTGCTCATCTGCCCTATCTGCCGTTTGTACACCTTGTTCGCCTCGCCTCGGTAGTCCGCAAACGCGTTATTGTCCCTCGCGCGCGCCTTCTTCGCTAGCCTCTTGTCCCAGCTCTCGCTCTCCTCAACTGTGTAGTCCCAGTTCCGCTTGCGCTCAAAGTCCGGGTCGTCGTTTTTGAGCAGCTTGTAGGACGCTTTGGTGTGCGCGTCGGCCAGTTTGGAGAGCTTGGCAAGTCGTTCTGAGCGATCTTCGGCATCGCGCACTTCGCGCTCTGTGGCTTTGCGGCCGGATTCTTTCTGCGCCTGGAGAGACTTGAAGCGTGCCATGCGTGCTGCGAGGGCGGCTTTGGGGTCAGTGTTGGCGTCGGTCGAGGTGGGCTTTGAGTCTGAGGGCATCCCCTCGGAGCTGGTCTCAGCCTTGATCATTGTGGCCGGTGTGGTTTTGGGTTCTGTTGTGTCGGCCATGTTGtgttgcgtggttgttggcTGCAATGATCGAGAGACACAAAGTGAAAGTGAATTGACGACGCCAAGGTACTAGCGCCTTATGCACCTTCCTCTCGCTCTGTCAAGTGACACCTACTTTTCTCACGACCTTTACAGCGCTCTTTGGAAAGGCTGCCAGCTCGACGTCAAGCACACTCAGCGCTTTTCAAGATGTGACAGTTGTTCGCACCTGGTAGCTGTACTAATCTCAGCGTTGTATTGTTCATTTCCTTGTCCTACGACGGCACGCACGAGGGCGACGTTCATCTATTGCGCAGGGACCATGACAGCGTCCTGGAGCTAATGCGTGGCTGGACCCGTAGCCCGTTCGTTCAGCCAACAGCGGGACAACAAGGTAATTTCATGTTGCCAAGCTCGACCTTAGTATGCATGGCATGGATACAACGATGTAGGCGTGGCCTGATGGACAAAGGCCGAATGTGCGAAACTATGCGCCTGGAAAATACGACCCCGTGCGAATCTCTTCTGTTGAACCGTTTCTCTCAAATCGCTCAGGCTCTCACTTCAGAAGAGAAGGTGCATCCTTCTACCTCTTCAGTGTCTGCCAGAAACCCAACTAGGGCGTCCGACTTGAGTGGTTTCGGCGAAAGCTTGCAAAAACCCATTCCACCTTGTCCCTCACGCAAATGCCGGCAACACCAACAGCCACAGCATTATGGCAAACACTTCCACCACAGTGCTTGCAATCATGCCTCTCACAGCCTTCACACTGCACGAGCTTGTCCTTCGACGAGTTGAGGTCGACAACCTGACCCTACCAATCCTAGCCATCAACAGCGTCGTGTATGCGATCCTTATTCACTATACAGGCGTCCTCTACGCGACGGAAGTTGCTTTAGCACTTTGGTTGCCACTATGGACATATATTGGAGCATATCGCGCGTTCTTTCACCCTCTTTCGAGCTACCCAGGACCATTAGGGGCGAGGATCTCTAAATGGTACGCCGTCAAGAAGGTAATCGAAACCCAATGGCACTGGCACAGGGTACAACAGGATTTACAAAAACAATATGGAGACTATGTGCGGACTGGTCCGAGAGAGCTATCCATTTTTGATCCGGACGCGGTGCAGGTGCTTCTGGGTTTCCAATCGAAAACCAGCAAAGGGCCATTCTACGACGTGATGGAAAAGTCACTACACCTGAACCGTGACAAGCCATGGCACCGCCAGAGAAGGAAGATCTGGGACAATGCAATGAAGACCTCCCTGTCAGACTTCGCGCCGCGTGTCGAGGAAATGTGCGATCAACTGCTCGCTCGACTGAGGCAGGCTGATGAGAAACCAGTACTTCTCCTCGAGACGATGACATACTTCAGCTACGACACTATGTCTGCACTTGCTTTCGGTAAGCCGATGGGCTTCACCACAGGCGAGTCGAGCAAGATAGCAGATAGTATTCTGAACACCTTCACACAAGGGCTGAGCGCGATGGGCATTATGTACCACATGCCCTGGCTAATGAACGCGCTTGGAATACTCACCTCACTCGCCGGCCCCTTGAGAGATTGGACAGATTGGAGCATCAGCCAGATGAAAGCTCGCATGGCAGTGAGTTACGCCGCCTGACCACAAGCAACACACAACTCACATATCTCAGCTCAAAGACGCCCCCTCGGATCTGATTGGGGAGTTAATCAAGCATACACCTGACGGCGATGCAGGTCAGGCCTTGCTCTACGGTGAATCACGTCTCATCATTAGCGCAGGCAGCGAAACCACCTCTACGGCCCTTACATTCATATTCATGCAGCTCGCCACACATCCGCAATATACAGACGCCATCCGCGCCGAGCACTGTGCCAATGCTTCCACCTACCACTGCGCTCGCTCCCTTCCCCTGCTCGACAGCGTCATCAACGAATCAATGCGGCTTTGGCCGTCAGTCTTCTTCGCATCTCAGCGCGTCACGCCTCCCGAGGGTCTTACCATCAACGGACACTTCATCCCTGGGAACACAATTGTGCAGATACCTCCTTTCGTGCTCAACCGTGATGCTCGTAATTTCGTCGATCCGGATTCATTCGTGCCGGAAAGGTGGACGTCGAGACCGGAGATGGTGATGAACAAAGCTGCGTTCCTGCCGTTCTCGACAGGGTCGTATAGTTGTGCGGGGAAGAATTTGGCATGGATGGAGTTGAGAAGTGTAGTGGGTAGGGTAGTAAATGAGTTTGATGTGCGGCTGCCGGAGGAGTTTGTAGAGGAAACGTATTGGGAGGGTATTAGGGAACATTTCACAGCGGGACCCCCAAGGCAGGAAGTCAGGTTCATTAGAGTGGGTGAATAGCACCACATATTCAGATCATGTCAGGCATGTGGACGCCCTGCTGTTTAGCCGCTCATACCCCAGAAAGCAATCTCTGATCTCGATTCGCATAGACCGCAGCATCACGCGCCGTACCGTCATCATTTGCTTCCTGTCCATGTTGCGCCCTATCCATCACCAAACCTTTTCGGTCGTTAGCGAATCATCTTCGAAGGACGCAAACCAGCACATACCCGCCAAACCTATATATTCCGCATCCTTGACTACGATCTTGCCCTCTGCAGCAGCCCTGCGCATTTCCTTCGCAAACTGCAGCTCTTCCCGGGCCCAACGGAACCACACTTCAAGTGATAGGTCGTAATCTTCCAAGCAACCTCGATACTTTAATTGTCCCGTTACAGATGCTTTCATGTCATAGAGACTCTCGGGCATGCTCTTTAGCTAAGCAGCAAACCATTGGGGAATCGGCTAGAGAAACAGGCTGGATGCAACGAGTGAAAGCCGCATAAGTCAAGTTGTCGCTGGCCTTAAGCGAGGGGCAAAAAGGAGGCCAAAATGGCAAAATATCAGTCGAGCCACCAGCCCAACACACGCCCTTCAACCCAGACGGGAGTATTCCAGCGCCGCCGTCTCATGGTGAATACCTGACTGCTGAATTTCTTCACTCGTCGATTGCATTCATTGCTTAGGTTCGTCCAGCATCCCTGGTTACCCAAGGGAGTGAAGCGAACACCACAAGACTCGAACTGGGCTCCTGCCAAGGTGTACACTGAAAGGTGTGCGTGGATAACGGTGAACCTTCTGATGAAGACCCATTACAGGTAACGTGATATCTAAATATAATGGTATATATTCTACAAGTTAATTGGAGAGAGTTTCGTCGAAGTGGCCTTTGGTGGGGCACAATCCGTCGCTAGGTCCGATATGTGATCATCCGCTTATGGTTGGTCCACTACTCTTTGCAGCATCATAActccctcaccctcacccacTTACACCTTGGGTACCTTGCCCACGTCGCCTAGTAATTGTGCAATCGCTCTTGACAGCTCCACCTACACTAGTCTCGTAGGACCCTGCGGTATGAGGCCGAGGGAGCGTCAGCTAGGCTCAGCTTGAGCTCATGGTCGTTTCGCTTGACTACAGCGTTTGCAACCCTTGCTCATCGGCCACCACTTCGCGCGCATCATGGCTTTGAGCACAGGACACATGTCCACTTTACCATTCACAAACATGACAGAATCGTGTGCATACTATTGCGACAGCGGACTATCATCGTCAACGCGAGCGGACAACAAGGTACTCGATTGGTCGTGATCATCCATCACGGTCTTCACTGTTCACGCGTCACATATATGAACTATGGTATGATGTAACGGCAACATGCGCAACGCCTACGATTCCCTCGATAGTCTCGAAAGCTTGCCCTGTACCTGCTTCGAGCACACGGATCACGTCAAGGACGCTACTGCCGAACAATCCACGATCAGCCAGTACATCTTCACTTGCATTTCCTCTGTCCCTCCCCTCTCCTCATTGCACACCAAGCACACTCTTTACGTCGACACTATAACATACAAGGATATATCGACATGGTCACCCGATCTGCTACTCTATCATCGCAGCTTACCTTGATCTCGGCTTCTATACCACCAGAGATCATCCTCAAGACCATCCAGTATCTTCCGTTCGAGAACGGGAAAGACATCATCAGGCTTCAACATGTTCACCCGCGATTACGAGACCTCCTGAGAAACTACGAGCGCTCGCTCACAAGAACATTCATGAATCGAGAGCTGCCGCACGCTTCCACAGACTTCCCGTGCTGTGCCAAATATGGATATCGATGTCTGGCAGACTGCGTAAAGAAATACGACATAGTAGACGACCTGATGGACGCGCTGGTCTCGCGGCAGAATTGCTACGCAGTGGAAGAGCACAACATGGCTTTGTTGAATGCCGGGCTACTGCTCATATATCGTGTGGCATTTATGAGTAAGTTCCAATAGCACGAACTGTAGGAGGACGGTCTCTAACAAATTCACAGAAGATCACAGCGCCAAACTCGCATTAATCAACTCAATCTCTCGAGATCCTCTCACAGCGATATACCTTGCCCTACACAACTCTACCCTCACAGCGCGGTACCACGGCTCTGGCTGGATCCACCAGCGTACATACGGACGCTTTATGGACGCCAATCAGATCTCCCTCCGCAACGAACTCGAGTTCTGCTTCGCCGAGGCCGCCCTCACATTAGGGCCGGAGTTCATCTCAGACCTGCTCCTGCGACCCACAAGAGCAGGTGCGGAGGCGACGTTTCTGAACTTCTACCATGACTACGGGACGCATGACTGGGATTGGCCTGGCTGGGGCGAGGGAAAAGGCGAGTTCAACCCGCCTAGGACGCAGGGGCCGAAGAAGGAGCCTGGGAGTCGAGGGAGAAGTCTCTTCACTACTGTACTGGAGAGATTGGCGGAGTGCGTGAAATGCTCATTGGATGAAGTACGGGCGAAGATGGAGGAGCAGACTAACGACCCAGAACACTCCTTGTCGTACTTGAACCTGTATGGTAAGGCGCGGTTGTTGGAGGGGCGGAACTGGAACTgggcagaagaagagcagcaCAAAGGGCGTCGAGACTCAGTACATTCCTAGCACGTCCAAATACGAATGGCAAGTTCTACTCAACTCAACTCAGCGTAGACATCCGTCCGTCTCGTCAAAGGAATCTCCTTCCTGATCTTCTCCACATACTCGATGTCAATCTCCGCACACGCAATCTCGCCCTCGTCCAATCCCCTCCCATGCTCATCCGCCTCGCCTCCCAACTCCGCAACGATCCTCCCCCACGGGTCAATGATCATACTATGCCCGTAGCTGTGCCTCTTGCCCTCCTCGTCATGCTTTCCTACCTGCCCCGCAGCAACGATGTAGCTCTGCGTCTCGATCGCACGCGCACGCAACAGCATATGCCAATGCCCCGCCTCGCCTGTCGCGGTGGTGAATGCAGAAGGGTAGGTAACGATATGCGCGCCGCGCTTCGCATACACCAGGCCGGGTTCGGGAAAGCGCATGTCAAAGCAGATCTGCATGCCTATCTTGCCCAGGGCGGTGTCGAAGGGCAGCGGGAGCTCGGTGCCGCGCTCCACGGACTTGCTTTCCTGCAGACTCGGCCCGTCTTTGATGTCGACGTCGAAGAGATGCAGTTTCTGGTAGCGTTGGGTGATTTTACCCTCCTCGTTGATCCAAATCAATGTGTTCTTGGTTTTGTCTCCGGCGGCTGGTTCGTGAATGCCTACGGAGATGGGCAGCTTGTACTGTTTTGCGGATTGGAGGAGGCCTTGGACGAATTCAGAATCGTCGACAGATTTGCAGAGCTTCAGAGAGGGATTGGTGTTGATGTAGTCGGAAGCTTCGGGTAGGAAGAGTGCGGCTGCACCTGCTTCTGAAGCCTGCTTCACCAGCTTTTGGCATTGTTGAAGGTTGTGAGAGAGGGAGGCTGTGGAGCAGATTTGTCCTACGGCCTAGGTTGTGTTAGCATATGACGGGCTGATAATGCCTATGAATGCATTATTAATGGCCTTGGAATGCATATTTAATATGTATAATATGAGGCAAAAAATTCGGTGGCGAAGTCTATGTGGTGGTGTCTTATCACCACAACGTTTTGTTGGGTGATTACAAGATGCATGTGAGTCGGGAGTGGCTTGAGAGATGAGCTCAACAGAAACTGCTTACTGCCAGGGGCATCTTGAGAGCTTGCATGTAGTTCTCGCTCGGGCACTGaggttgttgttaagaaATTGAAGAGAGAAACCGATTGAATCACATCGTCACTGCGATGGACGGCGATGCACTAGGAAAACTAAGCCAGATCAGGCGGACGTGTTGAGACAACGCGGTACTGCCCGTCGATCTGTTACACCCATGTGAGCCTGCATAATCGGGTCTGGGGATTCTATGGAAGGATTTCAAGAGGTCATGAGCGTTCAGAGACGATGTAAGGTCGATGGTGCTTTGCCCTGCAGGAGGTCCCGATCCAATCAAAGACCCTGCAAGGCTGTGTAGCCGTGCTCAAGGCGCATCATTTGGCAGCGCGCCGTGGATCTCAGCATTGCGCGGCTGTCTGAGGCCACAACGACGCTGTTGACACGTTTTGCGGGGCAGAGCGGCCATTACCACAGCTTTCCACTACCGGAAGTCGGGGTTCAGCCAAGCTACGAGTGAGTCCCGTCTCACCTCCGAGCTCCCTACGACACGCTCTCTCGGCGTACGACGTGCACGTATTCCACGCTGGCCTTTGGCGTGCACATGCAATGCATAGACCCAGGCGAAGAACGAGCCCACGGTGAAAGCTAGTAAAGCTGCAGATACCTGGCACAAGCACGTCTGTCAACCGAAAGAGAAAGCAGCAAGATGAGTGGGAAGAACTGGTGGAACAGCGCGATATCCGGCCTCGAGTCGCGACTCGACACCATCCTGGCTGAAGATGGACAAACGAGCGCAAAGCCGGCGGATGCTGCCACGAAGCAAGACAGCGGTGAAAAGGCGACGGTAGACAAGAAACTCGCAGTCGAGCAGGCCGGGCTGTCACGCAACTCGTCTCGGAGCAGACCAAACTCCAGGCTACAAGACCGTCTGGCGAAGGCTGTGACGAAAGGCACAGAGAGGGCCGACTCGAGACCATCTTCAGACCTGGGGTCCCGGCCAGAGAGCCCAGCTCTGCGGAGCCCAGGCATCGCTGCTGTCGCTGACCTGGTTGGGAGAACAAGCATAGATTCGAGGGTCTCAGAGCCCGTGGACGCGCTGGCAGCAGCTACCGAGGAAGAGCCAGCGAAAGAAATGGAGGCGAATGAAGACGGACCTACAAGGCCATCCGCCGAGGAGCCAGCGCCTGTTGTGTCTCCTCCTGTCGCATCACCGCCGACGACACCTCTCGTATCAGAGCAGCCACCGGCCACGCGCTTGCCTACCATGTCCATACCGTTCATCGGTACGCCAAAAACGTCCTCCCCGCGCCAATCAATTGACAGCAACCCCTCACGACCATACAGCGACGTGCCAACGCCTGTAGAGCCCGAGTTCCCTTCCACACAAGACCCCGATGTTCTTGCATCCGAGCTGTCGAGTCTACAAAGAGCGCACGAGGAAACGGTCCGTGGGCATCGAGATGAGCTCAACTCACATCTTGAGCGCATCGATGCTTTGCAGTCCAAGCTCACCTACTTCTCCCAACAGCTGGCTGCTTCCGCAAAAGCCGCTTCGGTCGAGGTAAATGCGACACCACTGGAGAAGAAATTAGCAGAGAGGGATGCTCAAATAGCCGCGCTTATGGACGAAGGGCAAAAACTTTCCAAGACTGAGATGAAGCACATGACGACTCTGAAGAAAATGCGCGCAAAGGGGCAAGAGCAGGACAAGGAGATTAACACACTGAGACAGCGGCTCGCCAAAGCCGAGAAAAGCATTACAGAACAGTCTGAGAGGGCGAGACGTGCAGAGGCTGCCGAGAAGGCTGCACTAGAGAGACTGAAGGTTGTGGACAAGATCGAGAAAGATATCAATACGATCAGAGCAGAGCGAGAAGAAGCTGGTCTGACCATCACGGAACTTCGAAAACAGTTGAACGAAGCGCTATCACGAGCTGAGGATGCAGAAAAAAGAGTCAAGGCTGGAGCTCTGGAAGCAGAGAAAAGGGTTACAGCATCGCTGCAGGAGGATCTTGATAACCTGCGCATCGAGAAGAAGCTCGCTGAGGACCGCGCAAAGAAGGAGTTCCAGGCTGTGAAAGAGCAATCGACGAGCCAGCAAGAAAAGGCCAATGTTGTTGAGCTCGAACTGCGTGGTGAGATCGCCGTAAGTCAGTCCCTTCACGTTCAACCAAACCATCGCTCACCGTACATCTAGAACCTCGAATCCAAACTTGAGCTTTTGCGCAGCCGCTCTGAGGAAGCCACATCGTCCGCAACAGGCGATTCACAGGCCAAGCTGTTACGCCAAATCGAGACACTGCAGACGCAGTACTCACTCGCATCAGATAATTGGCAAGGCATTGAGACCACTCTGACCTCTCGAGTTACAGCACTTGAGAAGGACCGCGACGAGACTGCGAAGCGTGAGTCCGATATCAGACGGAAAGCGAGAGACGTCAACTCGAAGGCGCGCCGCCTTGAGGATGAGCTGGACAGCATCAACGAGCGAGCAAGGGCACTCGAGCAAGACCTAGCAGAGCAACGATCAACTGCCCAGAGATTGCAGAGTAGGCTCACGGCGGCGGAAACAGCAGCACAAGATGCCAAAGCAGATCTTGAGCGAGAAAAGAAAGTATGGGAAGCCGAGTTGCAGCAACGTCTCGAGGAAGAGAGGAACCGATGGCAGCTAGAAACGCAACAGCACAATCCTCTGTCCGCCTCGACCCACCTCCGGACTGAGTCGCCCTCAATATCGAATCGTCAACGCTCCCCTGACCCGCTGGGCATCTACAACAGGAGAACGCCGCGTTCTACGATTTCCGGCATGGACACGACGCTCTCGCCCATCGACCGCATGCTGGAAGAGGCCCGGCGACCCTCCAACAACCGGCAGAAATCATCACCCAGTGTCCGCACCCCTGAGATGGGCACGCCACAACGCCAGAACTCTATTCCGTCAGGTCTATCGAACTTCAACGGCGGCACGAACGCGCCGAACGCGCCGTACACGCCTTACACGCCCTCCATCCACACTGTCGACTACGACGAACCTTTCGAGAGTGTCTCCTCCCCTCACCGTACCATCAATGACATGGTGTCCGTCTCCACTGTCGGCGCCGGTCCCTCAGTTCAACTCGTCGAGCGCATGAGCGCCGCCGTGCGCCGTCTCGAGTCAGAAAAAGCGACGCACAAAGAAGAGATGGCGCGTCTAAGCGCCCAGCGCGACGAGGCTCGCGAGGAGGTTGTTGCCTTGATGCGCGAAGTGGAGGAGAAGAGGGGGcaggagaagagggtggaTAGGCTCGAGAAGGAGCTGGAGGAGGTCAAGGAGCGGTACGAGACGACGCTGGAGATGCTGGGCGAGAAGACGGAAAGGGTGGAGGAGTTGGAGGGAGACGTGCAGGAGGTGAAGAAGATGTACAAGGAGCTTGTTAGTACGATGGGGAGGTGAAGAGCATGAGTTTTAATCGAGACGCGTGGAATCATGGAGCGATTCCACAAATTTGATATGTTGTGCTATGCCAACGCCATCCAATGCAGGGTATAATCGTcactcttttcttttctcgCCTCTTCCTCCCCTTCAGTGCAGGTCAATCCCCTCCCGCTCCGCACTCTGCAAGATAAAGCTCCTCGTCTTCGCGTCTGGCACATAGTCCAACGCCACCTTGTCCCATGTATCCTTCTTATCCCACTCGGCACCCCTCTGCAACAACAGCATCGCCGCATCTCCATGCCCCTCGCTGAGCGCATGATGCAGCGCCGTCTGCCCATCTACATCCGTCGCGTTCAGCGGACTCTTGCCTGTGTCTAGCAGCGCTTTGATGATGGGCACGTTCCCTGCAGCAGCCGCACGGTGGAGCGGCAACTGGCCACGCCTGTCTTTGACACGGGCTGAGGCCGGAGGCTTCTGCGCCATGAGGGTCCGCGCAATGTCGAGGTTGTTCTTGCTTACGCAAAAGTGCAGCGCTGTCTGTCCTGTGTTCGTCTTGGCGTTGACGTCGGCGTCTTTGCTCAGCAGTAGATCTACAATCTGCTCGGCGTCTTTGCGCGAACAGGCCATGTGCAGAGCGGTCCAGCCTGAGCCGTCTGTGGCGTCGACGTCGAAGTTTTTCAGTTGTACGAGCACCTGCACGATCGCGAGGTGGTTGAAAGAGGCGGCCCAGTGGAGAGGTAGGCGGTCGTCAGGGTCGCGCAGGGAGGACAGCTTGGGGTTTGCGGCAAGGAGAGACTCGACTTTCGATGCTGGGTGGGCGGTGTTAGTGGGGGTAAGGACGAGGTGGAATGATTCGCTGAGTGGCAAGCGTACTCTGGCCTTGACGACAGGCTTCGTGGAGGGCGTATTTGGACTTGTACTCTTCCATGGCGGCAACCGACATGGCGCTGGTTGTAAGGCGGGTGGTGATCTTGGCTGGCCTCTGCgttggagctggagctggagctggagctggccGGATTTAGAGATGCGCTAGTGAGCTTATCTCCACAAACCATAACGCTGTGCAGTTGAAGTCCTCGTGGGCGCCTACCCCTACACTACAAAGTCTTGGCCCTGACACTTTCAGATGCCGTCTCTACAGACACTGGTCGACACTTCGATGCCAGAAAGGGCCTTAGCCTTGCGTACTTTCCCCATGGGGATGCCCTGCAAACCCCGCATCTTGAACCAGGGCATCTCGAGATGAGCTGCATATCCGCACCACAAGGCGCTCTAGCGCAAGCGACAGCCGACGCCCAAGGCCGAGATGCGTGTTCAAAGACGTGGAAGACTTCCGATTCATGGAGTTTCCATTCTCTGTGTTACACCATGAAGATCACGTCCCGCGCATGTCATGGAGACGCCGTCTCCCACAGCAGAGTCAAGTTCCGGCTCAACGAATCCGGGGTCGAATTGTCCCGCATCCTTTGGTAGTAGAGTACATAAATAACTGAGTGCGGTGTTGTTGAAGTAGAGCTACGGTAGGCTTCGTCTACCAGCCTTCGCGATGCGTCAACACTTTCTGACTGGGGTGACTACTGTTGTTTTATCATCCATAGTACATGCTCAATTGCCTCCTTCACCAGAGGACTACTGGCAGGTATCACCCCCTATCAACTACTCCGAACCCCTCTACGCAGGCTGGCCCCAGCTCAAGGTCGACGCCGAGGTCCTAGTCTACAAGGGTACAGATATCAATCGCACCTACGCTCACCACCCGGAGTTATATCACAATGGCAAGAGGACCTTTCTCATGTATTCAACAGCGCCCATCGATGAAGACGCTACAGGCCAGGACGCTTGGCTGTCAACCTCCACAGACGGTGGCTTCAGCTGGTCAAAGGGCTATCCCATACTGCCAGACGCACTGCTACCCAACCAAACCAGTCCTGCTAACTACACCTACTGGTGCGATAACCGT from Ascochyta rabiei chromosome 2, complete sequence includes these protein-coding regions:
- a CDS encoding SYF2 splicing factor, yielding MADTTEPKTTPATMIKAETSSEGMPSDSKPTSTDANTDPKAALAARMARFKSLQAQKESGRKATEREVRDAEDRSERLAKLSKLADAHTKASYKLLKNDDPDFERKRNWDYTVEESESWDKRLAKKARARDNNAFADYRGEANKVYKRQIGQMSKVDLAAYAEEKATKLQRQVQSGLLQLVETDSGEIYTVDPNGRINTAVEEAYSHDHKPSKEAIDRLVGDIEKGEKARLEARRKRGIRDEQDQGDITYINQKNKQFNDKLGRFYNRYTTEIRENFERGTAI
- a CDS encoding Beta-ureidopropionase, with protein sequence MPLAAVGQICSTASLSHNLQQCQKLVKQASEAGAAALFLPEASDYINTNPSLKLCKSVDDSEFVQGLLQSAKQYKLPISVGIHEPAAGDKTKNTLIWINEEGKITQRYQKLHLFDVDIKDGPSLQESKSVERGTELPLPFDTALGKIGMQICFDMRFPEPGLVYAKRGAHIVTYPSAFTTATGEAGHWHMLLRARAIETQSYIVAAGQVGKHDEEGKRHSYGHSMIIDPWGRIVAELGGEADEHGRGLDEGEIACAEIDIEYVEKIRKEIPLTRRTDVYAELS
- a CDS encoding putative ankyrin-repeat protein, with the translated sequence MSVAAMEEYKSKYALHEACRQGQTSKVESLLAANPKLSSLRDPDDRLPLHWAASFNHLAIVQVLVQLKNFDVDATDGSGWTALHMACSRKDAEQIVDLLLSKDADVNAKTNTGQTALHFCVSKNNLDIARTLMAQKPPASARVKDRRGQLPLHRAAAAGNVPIIKALLDTGKSPLNATDVDGQTALHHALSEGHGDAAMLLLQRGAEWDKKDTWDKVALDYVPDAKTRSFILQSAEREGIDLH